From the Deinococcus gobiensis I-0 genome, the window CGCCTGCCCGAACGCTTCCCACCACCGTCCGAGTCCCAGCGAGGGGTAAAGGGGCGCGCGTGCCTGGGCTCACGCCGCCCGGTCAGACTGCGGGGTGTGACGACCCGCATCGCCCGCCAGAAGGTTCTCGCCATCGTCCTCGCGGGGGGGCGGGGCAGCCGGCTCTCGCCCCTGACCGACGAGCGCGCCAAACCGGCCGTGCCGTTCCTGGGCACCTACCGCCTGATCGACTTCACGCTCAGCAACCTCGTGCACAGCGGCGTGCAGGACGTGTGGGTCATCGAGCAGTATCTGCCGCACGGCCTGAACGACCACCTCTCGGGCGGGCGGCCCTGGGACCTGGACCGTACGCGCGGCGGGCTGGTGGTCATGCCGCCCTTTTCCAGCCCCGACAACGAGGACGGCGAGTTCTCGCAGGGCAACGCGCACGCGCTGGCGCAGCACGCCCACCTCATCCGCGAGTTCGGCCCCGACCTCGTGCTCGTCCTGAGTGCCGACCACATCTACCGCCTCGACCACGCCGAGGTCATCCGCGCGCACCAGGAAAGCGGCGCGAGCGTCACGATGGTCACGACCGAGCTGGACGACCCCGCCGGGGCCACCCGTTTCGGCAACGTGCGGGTGGACGACCAGGGCCGCGTGACCGAGTTCGCCTACAAGCCCGACGAGCCGCTGGGGCCGACCGTCACTGCCGAGGTCTTCGTGTACCGCGCCGACGTGCTGCTCGGGACCCTGGAGGCACTGGAGCGCCGGGGCGAGCTGGGCGACTACGGCGAGTACCTGCTGCCCGAACTCGTGGCGCGCGGCGACGCCTACGCCTTCGCGCTGGAGGGCTACTGGATGGACGTGGGCACGCTCGACGCCTATCTCCAGACGCACCGCGACTTTCTGGACGGCAAGGGCTTCGCGCTCGACGACCCCGAGTGGCCCTTCATCACGTCGAGCCTCGCGCGGCCCCCCGCGCACATCGCGCGCACGGCCCACCTCGACGACGCCTTCGTGTGCGGCGGGGCGGTGGTGGCGGGCGAGGTGACGCGCAGCGTGATCGGCCCGAACGCGGTGGTCGAGGCGGGCGCGGTGGTGCGCGACAGCGTGGTGCAGCCGGGCGCAGCGGTGCGGGCCGGGGCCGTCGTGAGCCGCGCGGTCGTGGATACGGGGGCCGAGGTGGGCGCGGGTGCGGGGGTAGGGGGCCGGAGTGCCAACAGCCGCCCGACGGTGGTGGGCGCGCACGCGCGGGTGGAGGCGGGCGCGGACATCGGCCCCGGCCGCGTGGTCGCCCCGCACGCAGTCGTGCGCCCCGGCGAGGAGGACGAGACGGCCCCCGAGGCGGAGCGGAGCGAGTAGAGTGCGGGCAATGGGGGCGGTGGGTGGGTGGCCACGCGTGGCTGCGCCCGCCACATCCCACCGCCCACGACTCGCCGACGCGGTATCCTCCACGTTATGCCTGTGGCAGAACCACGCACCCCCACCCACCCTGATTTTGAAGCCGAGCAGCAACATCTGGCCGGCACGGTCGCCGCCGTGCTGCGCCAGATCGAGACCTGGGAAGACCGCGACCGCAACGCCGGGGCCGACCTGGAGACGAGCGTCACGATGGCCGACACCGCCGAGGAACACGCCGCCATGCTCAGCGTGCATGTGCAGCAGCCCTACTTCGGCAGCCTGAAGGTGCGGGTCGGCGGGCGCGAGCAGACCCTCTACATCGGCAAGCATGCCTTCCGCGACCTCAAGGGGCCGCACAGCGTCGTGAGCTGGGACTCGGAGGTGGGCAGCCTCTTCTACTCCGACACGCTGGGCTGGACCCCGCGCCGGGGCGGCCAGGGCACCATCCGGCGGCGGCGGCAGCTGGACGTGGCGCAAAAGGAACTGCGCCGCGTCACCGACCTGTACGACGACGAGGCGGGCGGCGACACCGGCGGGCGCGAGGAAGTGCTGCTGCGCCGGCTGGCCGAGCAGAGCACGGCGGCCATGCGCGACGTGGTCGAGACCCTGCAACCCGAGCAGAACGGGGCGATGCGCTACCCCGCCGGGACGCCGGTCATCATCCAGGGGGCGGCGGGGTCGGGCAAGACGACCATCGGCTTCCACCGCCTCGCGTGGATGACCTCGCCGGACCGCCAGGAACACCGCGCCCGCCCCGAGGCCTGCATGGTCCTCATGCCCAACCGCGTGCTGGCGACCTACGCCGCGCGCATCCTGCCCGAGCTGGGCATCTCGGGCGTCACCGTGACCACGCCCGAGGTCTGGGGGACCGGCCTGCTGGGCCTGGAAAAGCTGGAGATTACCGACCGCACGCTGAGCCTGCTGCTCACCGACCAGGACAACGGCCGCCGGGCGCTGGCGTGGCGCCGCGCCAAGCTGCTGGGCGACGCCCGGATGCTCGACGTGGTGCGCACCCACCTGTGGGGCAAGTTCAACGCGGCCCTGCAGGGCCAGGCGCTCAGCGAGAGCGTGGAGGTGCGTGGGCGCGGCGTATACACCTTCGCCCTGTCGGAAGCCGAGCTGGCCGGGATGCTGCGCGAGGTCTTCGCCGCCGATCCCCTCGACGGCTACCGCGCAGGCATGCGCCGCCTGATCGAAGCCGAGGCTGTCTCGCGCCTGGGCGTCCCCGACGAGGAGGAGGCCAGCGTGCGCCGGCAACTCGCCACGCCGCTGACCACGCTGCTGGGGCGCGTCTTCGCCTCGACCACGCCCGTCACCGAGGCGCGGCGGCTGCTGGGCAGCGCCGAGGCCCTGGGCGCGAGCGGCCTGCTCAAGCCCCGCGAGATCGAGCTGCTGCTGGCCGATCCCCTGAGCGGCATTCCGGCCCCCCGGCGCGCGCACGCCGACGTGACCGAGCTGCCGCTGATGCTGGCGGTGCAGGCCTTCACGGGCGGCATCGGGCGGGTGGTCGGGCGCACGCTGGAGCCCTTCGACCATGTGGTGCTCGACGAGGCGCAGGACTACTCGCCGCTGCTGTACGCCCTGCTGGGGCGCGCGACCCGCCCCGGCCACCTGACCGCGCTGGGCGACCTGAACCAGGGCATGCACGGCTACAAGGGCCCGAGCAGCTGGGAGGCGGTGGGCGAGCAGCTGCCCGGCGCGCAGGTGCTCACGCTGTCGCGCACCTACCGCTCGACACGCCAGATCACGGCGCTGGGCGCGCGCATCGCCTCGACCTACAACCGCGCGGCCGAGGTGCACGGGGTGGACCGCGACGGGGCCGAGGTGCAGCGCTATTCCGGCGGCGACGAACTGGCGCTGCTGGCCCAGGCGGTGCGCGACGCCCGCGCGGCCGGCCACGAGAACATCGCCATCGTGACGCGCCGCGCGGCCGACGCCGACAACCTCAGTGTGGCCCTGCGCGACCACGACACCGACGCCCAGCCCATCACCACCCAGGAGCACCGCTACCGGGGCGGACTGGTCATCCTGCCGGTGAATCTCGCCAAGGGGCTGGAATTCAGCGCGGCCATCGTGGCGCGCGCCGACGCGCAGACCTACGACGAGAGCACCGAGTACGAGCGCCGGCTGCTGTACGTCTCGGCCAGCCGCGCGCTGCACTGGCTGGGGCTGGTGAGCGGCGACGAGCTGCACCCGCTGGTGGCCTGAGCGGGCCGGGGAGGAGGGCCAAGGCCCCGGCATTTGCTAAAGCCTGCCCTGGTCCGCTGCGGCCCGTCGCCGCCTACCCTGTCTCCATGACCGATCCCAAACAGACGGGCCTGCCCGAGGACGCCGGCAACGGCATGAGCGACCGTTCCGGCTACGCCGACGAGTCCGAGACGGGCATGACCGACACGCCGCTGGGCGACGCCGCCGTGCCCGCCCCCGACGCCGTTCCCGCGCCGGCGGGCCAGACGGACAGCGACCACAGCACCGGCACGAGCTTCGGCACGGTGCCGCAGGACGACAAGGGGCAATAAGCCGGGCGGTGGGGCCGTGAGGCGGGCGGCGAAGCCCGGCCTACGGCCCACATTCCGCCCGCCGCGGCCGACGTACACTGACCGGCCGTATGAGTGCCGCCCCCCGCCCGCCGCATACCCTCTCGGTCGCGCCGATGCTCGACTGGACCGACCGGCACTGCCGCACCTTCCACCGCACGCTGACCCGCCGGACGCTGCTGTACACCGAGATGGTCACGACCGGCGCCGTCCTGCACGGCGACCGTGAACGGCACCTGGGTTTCGGCGTGGTCGAGCACCCGCTGGCGCTGCAACTGGGCGGCAGCGACCCGGCGGCGCTGGCCGAGTGCGCCCGCATGGCCGAGGACTACGGATACGACGAGGTGAACCTCAACTGCGGCTGTCCCAGCGACCGCGTGCAGAGTGGGGCCTTCGGCGCGTGCCTGATGGCGACCCCCGACGTGGTGGCCCGCGCCGCCGAGGCCATGAGACACGCGACCTCCCTGCCCGTGACCGTCAAACACCGTATCGGCATCGACGATCTGGACAGTTACGGCCATCTCGCGCACTTCGTCGGCACGGTGGCGCAGTCGGGCGTCACGACCTTCATCGTGCATGCGCGCAAGGCCTGGCTCTCGGGCCTCTCGCCCAAGGAGAACCGCGAGATTCCGCCGCTGCGCTACGACGTGGTGCAGCGGCTGAAGGCCGAGTTCCCGCACCTGACGGTGGTGCTCAACGGCGGCATCCTCTCGCTGGACGCCGCGCAGGACGCCCTGGCCTGGGCCGACGGCGCGATGATCGGCCGCGCGGCCTACCAGGACCCCTTCCTGTTGGCGGCGGCCGACCGCGACCTGTTCGGAGAGGCCGCCACGCCCGTCACCCGCCGCGAGGCCACCGAGGCGTACCTGCCCTACGTCGCCGCGCAGCTCGCGCAGGGCCAGCCCCTGAACCGCATGATGAAGCACACCCTGGGGCTGTTCGCCGGACAGCCGGGCGCGCGGCACTGGAAGCGCACGATCTCCGAACAGGGACATAGGCCGGGAGCCGGGCTGGAGGTCGTCGAGGCGGCCCTGGCGGGCGTCCCCGACGAGGTGCTGGACGCGCGGGCCGGGGAGACGGCCCCGCAGCCCGCGCCGGAAACGGCGCAGCTCAGCCCGGCCTGATCAGCGGTCCACCTTGCCGCGCGGGCACACCATCCCGCCGCCGCCCGTACTGGGTCCAGCCGCCTCCCCTGCTGCACACCGAGCGCAGCATCCCGGTCTGGTCCACGGTCGCCACGTCCGGGTTGCTCGACGACCAGACCACCTCGCGCTGCCCGGCGGGGGCGTCCACGAAGGCCGTATACCGCTGGTAGAACGGCCAGGAGCCCACCCGCAGGTCGCGCGGCCCCAGCACCACGAAGCGGCGGACGGTCGGCGCGTTCGGCACAGGCGTCAGGCGGATGGTTAGTGGGGTGGACTCGACCGGGCCACACTCGTTGACCTCGATCCGGACGCGGCGCAGCGTGACCGGCCTGTACCCTTGCCGCTGGACGCTGACGGTATACCGCCCCTGGCCCTCTCGCCTCACCCGGATCTCTGCCTCTCGCTGGGGCGCGAACAAAGGGGCCGAAGCGTCGGCCAGCACCAGCCCCCGCTCGTTCTTCAGCGTCACGGCGACGGGGGGAGTCAGGACGGCCGGGCAGACCACTGGCGGCGGCTTCTGGGCCGATCGGGGCGCAGCAGCCAGAGCCAGGGCGGCGAGCAGCGTCAACGTACCCGGAGCCTGCGCCCCGCCGCCGACGCCCGCCTGCCTTGGCCCACCACAACCCTCTGGCTATTGCAACCCCCGTCCTCATAAAGGGGTCAGGGGGCATGGTACGCTCTGGGCAGAATTTTTCTTCATCCCCCACGGAGTCAGCGTCTTATGTCCAATACCCTCGTCATCGTCGAATCGCCCGCCAAAGCCCGCACCATCGAGAAGTATCTCGGAAAGGGCTATACGGTCGAGTCGTCTATCGGACATATCCGCGACCTGCCCAAGAGCGCCGCCGACATCCCCGAGAAGTACAAGGGACAGGCCTGGGCGCGTCTGGGCCTGGACATCGAGAACGATTTCCAGCCGCTGTACGTGGTTTCGCCGGAAAAGCGGCAGCACGTCGCCAAGCTCAAGAAGATGGCCCAGAGCGCTGACGAGATCATCCTGGCGACCGACGACGACCGCGAGGGCGAGAGCATCGCGTGGCACCTGTACCAGGAACTCAAGCCCAAGGTGCCGGTCCGGCGGATGGTCTTCCACGAGATCACCAAGGAAGCCATCCAGGCCGCCATCGCCGCGCCGCGCCAGATCGACACCAACCTCGTCGAGGCGCAGGAGGCCCGCCGGGCGCTCGACCGCCTCTACGGTTACGAGGTCAGCCCGGTGCTGTGGAAGAAGGTCGCGCCCAAGCTCTCGGCCGGACGCGTGCAGTCGGTCGCCACGCGGATGCTCGTCGAGCGCGAGCGCGAGCGGATGCGCTTTGTGTCGGCTGAGTGGTGGGATCTGCTCGTGACCGGGCGCACGGCCGGGGGCGTCACCTTTCCGGCCCGCATGACCGACGTGTCGGGTCCGGACGGCAAGCTGCACAAGCTGGCGGCGGGCCGCGACTTCGACCCGCTGACCGGCCGGCTCAAGAAGGGCGTGGACGTCCGGCTCCTGACCGAGACCGAGGCCCGTGCCCTGGCGACCGGCCTGACCGGTCAGCCCCTGACCGTCACCTCCGCCGAGGAAAAACCCTTTACCCAGCGGCCGTATCCGCCGTTCATCACCTCGACGCTGCAACAGGAAGGCAGCCGCAAGCTGGGCTTTGCCGCCACTCGCACCATGCGCGCGGCGCAGCGCCTGTACGAGGGCGGCTACATCACCTATATGCGCACCGACTCGACCAACCTCAGCAGCGAGGCGGTCGGGGCGGCGCGCACCCAGGTCGCGCAGATGTACGGCCAGGACTACCTGTCGCCGCAGCCGCGCGTGTATGCCAAGAAGGCCAAGAACGCCCAGGAGGCCCACGAGGCGATCCGCCCGGCGGGCAGTTCCTTCCGCACGCCCGACAGCCTGCGCGGCGAGCTGAGCGGCGACGAGTGGCGGCTGTACGACCTGATCTGGAAGCGCACGGTGGCCTGCCAGATGGCCGACGCGCGGGGCCGCAGCCTGCGCGTGCGCCTGTCGGGCAAGGCGAGCACGGGCGAGGCCGTGGCCCTGAGCGCCTCGGGCCGCACCATCGATTTTCCCGGCTTCCTGCGGGCCTACGTGGAGGGCAGTGACGACCCCGCCGCCGCCCTGGAAGACCGCGAGACGCCGCTGCCCCCCCTGAAGGAAGGCGAGCGCGTGCAGGCCGAGGCCGTGAAACCCGAGGGTCACGAGACCCAGCCCCCCGCGCGCTACACCGAGGCGAGCCTGGTGCAGTCGCTGGAGGGTGCGGGCATCGGGCGGCCCTCGACCTACGCGAGCATCCTGGGCACCATCCAGGACCGGGGCTACGCGACCAAGAAGGGGCAGGCCCTGGTGCCCTCGTGGACGGCCTTCGCCACCTCGGCGCTGCTGGAGCACCATTTCGGGCGGCTGGTGGACTACGACTTCACCGCCAAGATGGAAGAGGACCTCGACGAGATCGCGGGCGGGCGCGAACACCGCGTGCCGTACCTGCGCCGCTTCTACCTGGGCGAGTCGGCGCAGGGCGGCGCGGTCGAGGGCATGGCCCTCAAGCCCACCATCGAGCGCCAGATGGGCGAGATCGACGCCCGGGGCATCGCCACCATCCGGGTGCCCCGGCTCGACGGCAGCGGCATCGAGGTGCGGGTGGGGCGCTACGGCCCCTACATGGAGCGCGGTGAGGTCAAGGCCAACCTCCCCGACGACCTCGCGCCCGACGACTTGACGCTGGAAAAGGCTGAAGACCTGCTCGCGCGCCCCAGCGGTGACCGCGTGCTGGGCACCGACGAGGCGACCGGGCAGCCGGTGGTCGCCCGCGCCGGGCGCTACGGCCCCTACGTGACCCTGGGGGCGGAGAACCCGCCTATCCGCACCGCCAGCCTCTTTCCCGGCGACGACCTGAATACCCTGAGCCTGGAACGGGCCCTGCGGCTGCTGAGCCTGCCCCGGATGGTCGGTGTCAGCGAGGGCGAGGAAATCTGGGCCTTCAACGGCAAGTACGGGCCGTACCTCAAGCGCGGGAACGAGAGCCGCAGCCTGACCAGCCACGACCAGCTCTTCACGGTGGGTATCCACGAGGCCGAGGCGATCTTCATGCAGCCGCGCTTCGGCCGGGGCCGGGCCGCGCCCGCCGCGCCGCTGCGCACCTTCGAGTTCGAGGGCCGCGCGCCCATCCTGCTCAAGTCGGGCCGCTTCGGGCCGTACCTGACCGACGGCGAGCGCAACGCCACGCTGCGCAAGGGCGAGGAGGAAAGTACCCTGAGCGCCGAGCGCGCCCTGGAAATCTTGGAGGAGCGCGGCAAGGAGCCCCAGAAGAAGGCGGGGCAGAAGGCGGGCAAGGCCAAAGCCCCGGCCAAAACGAGTACGGCCAAAGCTGGAGCCGCCAAGGCCGCCCCCCGCAAGACCGCCACCGGGGCAGCTCCGAAGAAGGCGGCAGCCAAAAAGCCCGACCCTAAGACGGCAGCCAAAGCCGCCCCGGCCAAGGTGGCCCTGACCTGGGCCGACCTGAGGCCCCACGTGGGGGTGCTGAGCGCGCAGGAGCGCCAGCTGGTGACCGCCATGCGCGAGCAGGGGCGCAAGGTCGAGGACGTGGCCCCCGAACTCGGTCTGGACGTGAAGAAGGCCAAGGGAATGGCGTTGCAGGCCAGTAAGAAGCTGAACCAGGCGGCGCGCGGGGCCTGAGTGCGTCCGCCGCCCCGCGCCCGTCCGGAGGTGCCCCAGGCCCTCCACTTCGTGCGGCTGGCCCAGGGGTCGCCGGGCCAGTGGGTCGTGTTGCCGGGAGGCGCGCTTCAGGTGCTGGGGCTGGCCGGTAAGACGGACGGAGGCGCGCAGCGCGGCTGGCTGCTGTGCCTGCACGGCGAGGTCCTGCTCGACTTTCCCGACGGCAACTTCGTGCGCCTGCGCCCCGGCGAGGGCTACGCGGCGACCGGGCCGTGGGAGGCCCTGCCCACCCGTGCGGGCAGCGTGCTGCTGCTCGTGGCCGCCGGAAGCTGAGCCCTGACAGCCGCCTGCAAGCGGGCAGCCAGTTGGTGGGGCCGGGGCGGCCTACACTGCCCTGACCCTTATGCCCCTCGGTGACGCGCCGAACTACAGCACCCCCCGCACGCTCGGCCTCGCCGGGGTCAGCATCCTGGCTGCGCTGGCGCATTTCGGGCTGGGGGCCTTCGATTACGGCGGCGAGCGTTACCTGGGGCTGGCGGGAATGCTGCTGGCCGGGCTGCTGCTTGTATACGGCGTCCTGACCCTGATCCGCTACGCCGAAGCCCGCGACGCCATGAGCGATCCCAACCCCCGCACGCCCATGTATCACACGCCGCACGAGCGACTGACCCTGGTGATCGGGCTGGGCCTGAACCTGCTGGGCGCCCTGGCGGCCCTGGCCTGGGCGCTGGCGGGCGCGGCCTGGCCCTGGCACCTGCTGGGCGCGGCCCTGAACCTGTGGGGCGCGTGGCTGGCGTGGCGCGCGCGGCCCCGGCCGGACTGAGCCGCCTTGCCCAAGCCGCCTGAATGTCCGCCTCAC encodes:
- the topA gene encoding type I DNA topoisomerase, which translates into the protein MSNTLVIVESPAKARTIEKYLGKGYTVESSIGHIRDLPKSAADIPEKYKGQAWARLGLDIENDFQPLYVVSPEKRQHVAKLKKMAQSADEIILATDDDREGESIAWHLYQELKPKVPVRRMVFHEITKEAIQAAIAAPRQIDTNLVEAQEARRALDRLYGYEVSPVLWKKVAPKLSAGRVQSVATRMLVERERERMRFVSAEWWDLLVTGRTAGGVTFPARMTDVSGPDGKLHKLAAGRDFDPLTGRLKKGVDVRLLTETEARALATGLTGQPLTVTSAEEKPFTQRPYPPFITSTLQQEGSRKLGFAATRTMRAAQRLYEGGYITYMRTDSTNLSSEAVGAARTQVAQMYGQDYLSPQPRVYAKKAKNAQEAHEAIRPAGSSFRTPDSLRGELSGDEWRLYDLIWKRTVACQMADARGRSLRVRLSGKASTGEAVALSASGRTIDFPGFLRAYVEGSDDPAAALEDRETPLPPLKEGERVQAEAVKPEGHETQPPARYTEASLVQSLEGAGIGRPSTYASILGTIQDRGYATKKGQALVPSWTAFATSALLEHHFGRLVDYDFTAKMEEDLDEIAGGREHRVPYLRRFYLGESAQGGAVEGMALKPTIERQMGEIDARGIATIRVPRLDGSGIEVRVGRYGPYMERGEVKANLPDDLAPDDLTLEKAEDLLARPSGDRVLGTDEATGQPVVARAGRYGPYVTLGAENPPIRTASLFPGDDLNTLSLERALRLLSLPRMVGVSEGEEIWAFNGKYGPYLKRGNESRSLTSHDQLFTVGIHEAEAIFMQPRFGRGRAAPAAPLRTFEFEGRAPILLKSGRFGPYLTDGERNATLRKGEEESTLSAERALEILEERGKEPQKKAGQKAGKAKAPAKTSTAKAGAAKAAPRKTATGAAPKKAAAKKPDPKTAAKAAPAKVALTWADLRPHVGVLSAQERQLVTAMREQGRKVEDVAPELGLDVKKAKGMALQASKKLNQAARGA
- a CDS encoding glucose-1-phosphate adenylyltransferase family protein; translated protein: MTTRIARQKVLAIVLAGGRGSRLSPLTDERAKPAVPFLGTYRLIDFTLSNLVHSGVQDVWVIEQYLPHGLNDHLSGGRPWDLDRTRGGLVVMPPFSSPDNEDGEFSQGNAHALAQHAHLIREFGPDLVLVLSADHIYRLDHAEVIRAHQESGASVTMVTTELDDPAGATRFGNVRVDDQGRVTEFAYKPDEPLGPTVTAEVFVYRADVLLGTLEALERRGELGDYGEYLLPELVARGDAYAFALEGYWMDVGTLDAYLQTHRDFLDGKGFALDDPEWPFITSSLARPPAHIARTAHLDDAFVCGGAVVAGEVTRSVIGPNAVVEAGAVVRDSVVQPGAAVRAGAVVSRAVVDTGAEVGAGAGVGGRSANSRPTVVGAHARVEAGADIGPGRVVAPHAVVRPGEEDETAPEAERSE
- a CDS encoding HelD family protein, with the translated sequence MPVAEPRTPTHPDFEAEQQHLAGTVAAVLRQIETWEDRDRNAGADLETSVTMADTAEEHAAMLSVHVQQPYFGSLKVRVGGREQTLYIGKHAFRDLKGPHSVVSWDSEVGSLFYSDTLGWTPRRGGQGTIRRRRQLDVAQKELRRVTDLYDDEAGGDTGGREEVLLRRLAEQSTAAMRDVVETLQPEQNGAMRYPAGTPVIIQGAAGSGKTTIGFHRLAWMTSPDRQEHRARPEACMVLMPNRVLATYAARILPELGISGVTVTTPEVWGTGLLGLEKLEITDRTLSLLLTDQDNGRRALAWRRAKLLGDARMLDVVRTHLWGKFNAALQGQALSESVEVRGRGVYTFALSEAELAGMLREVFAADPLDGYRAGMRRLIEAEAVSRLGVPDEEEASVRRQLATPLTTLLGRVFASTTPVTEARRLLGSAEALGASGLLKPREIELLLADPLSGIPAPRRAHADVTELPLMLAVQAFTGGIGRVVGRTLEPFDHVVLDEAQDYSPLLYALLGRATRPGHLTALGDLNQGMHGYKGPSSWEAVGEQLPGAQVLTLSRTYRSTRQITALGARIASTYNRAAEVHGVDRDGAEVQRYSGGDELALLAQAVRDARAAGHENIAIVTRRAADADNLSVALRDHDTDAQPITTQEHRYRGGLVILPVNLAKGLEFSAAIVARADAQTYDESTEYERRLLYVSASRALHWLGLVSGDELHPLVA
- the dusA gene encoding tRNA dihydrouridine(20/20a) synthase DusA translates to MSAAPRPPHTLSVAPMLDWTDRHCRTFHRTLTRRTLLYTEMVTTGAVLHGDRERHLGFGVVEHPLALQLGGSDPAALAECARMAEDYGYDEVNLNCGCPSDRVQSGAFGACLMATPDVVARAAEAMRHATSLPVTVKHRIGIDDLDSYGHLAHFVGTVAQSGVTTFIVHARKAWLSGLSPKENREIPPLRYDVVQRLKAEFPHLTVVLNGGILSLDAAQDALAWADGAMIGRAAYQDPFLLAAADRDLFGEAATPVTRREATEAYLPYVAAQLAQGQPLNRMMKHTLGLFAGQPGARHWKRTISEQGHRPGAGLEVVEAALAGVPDEVLDARAGETAPQPAPETAQLSPA
- a CDS encoding Ig-like domain-containing protein, which produces MTLLAALALAAAPRSAQKPPPVVCPAVLTPPVAVTLKNERGLVLADASAPLFAPQREAEIRVRREGQGRYTVSVQRQGYRPVTLRRVRIEVNECGPVESTPLTIRLTPVPNAPTVRRFVVLGPRDLRVGSWPFYQRYTAFVDAPAGQREVVWSSSNPDVATVDQTGMLRSVCSRGGGWTQYGRRRDGVPARQGGPLIRPG